The following are from one region of the Acidobacteriota bacterium genome:
- the flgF gene encoding flagellar basal-body rod protein FlgF: MDPGYYAACTAMMAQAQSLELVANNLANGSTAGYRAQRSIFRSVLAANAGMPISEVNQATNNFGVLEGSRLDMAQGGLQTTGNQLDLAIEGPGFFAVQTANGKVFTRNGSFHLSHGQLVTSEGDPVLGQKGIIKVPDGPVTMSGDGTLSVDGAVAGKIEVVEFPPEVQLQSVGKTYYSAEKSNGVPSKKSVVRQGALESSNVDPVMGAVDLITVQRSTEMMQRALSIFDTQFNRIAAEELPRMG; this comes from the coding sequence ATGGATCCCGGATACTACGCTGCATGCACCGCAATGATGGCCCAGGCTCAGTCACTCGAATTGGTTGCCAACAACCTTGCCAATGGCAGCACGGCAGGGTATCGCGCGCAGCGTAGTATCTTCCGGTCCGTACTGGCTGCAAATGCCGGGATGCCGATCAGCGAAGTCAACCAGGCTACGAACAACTTTGGCGTGCTCGAAGGCAGTCGCCTCGACATGGCACAAGGTGGATTGCAAACCACCGGCAACCAACTTGACCTGGCGATCGAAGGTCCTGGGTTCTTTGCCGTGCAAACCGCCAACGGAAAAGTCTTCACCCGCAACGGATCCTTTCATTTGAGTCACGGGCAACTGGTGACTTCCGAAGGAGATCCCGTATTGGGCCAAAAAGGCATCATTAAAGTTCCAGATGGCCCGGTAACCATGAGTGGCGATGGAACACTCTCGGTTGACGGCGCTGTCGCGGGAAAAATCGAAGTGGTTGAGTTCCCACCCGAGGTGCAACTCCAGAGTGTCGGCAAGACGTACTATTCCGCAGAAAAAAGCAATGGAGTGCCCTCCAAGAAATCAGTCGTCCGGCAGGGAGCACTGGAATCTTCCAATGTCGATCCTGTCATGGGTGCAGTGGACTTGATCACCGTACAGCGCTCCACGGAAATGATGCAGCGCGCACTTTCAATTTTTGACACGCAGTTCAATCGCATCGCGGCCGAAGAGTTGCCGCGCATGGGTTAG
- a CDS encoding flagellar basal body L-ring protein FlgH: protein MKNSLRQLVSFTAALLIVALLPSAEARTKFKSPQELRQEYLQRVTQTSGTAEPVFTGSLWVPDGRLTYMASDYKASRVNDSIIIQVVQQTTSSASGGTDAQRTFDTSSAVTALPGRLKVGGINPLFAANSSNKLKGQGQISSASRLQTSLSGQVISVLPNGNLVVEAQREVLLNHERETATVRGVVRPGDVSPNNVVLSTSLANLEIELKGKGVVSDATRPPNVIMRSLQWIFGF from the coding sequence ATGAAGAACTCGCTACGACAACTTGTCTCGTTCACTGCGGCGCTACTGATTGTTGCTCTGTTGCCGAGCGCCGAGGCGCGGACGAAGTTCAAGTCTCCGCAAGAACTGCGCCAGGAATATCTGCAACGAGTCACGCAAACTTCTGGAACGGCCGAGCCTGTCTTTACCGGCAGTCTCTGGGTCCCCGACGGAAGACTGACATACATGGCGTCGGACTACAAAGCGTCCCGCGTCAACGATTCGATCATCATTCAAGTGGTGCAGCAGACCACATCGTCCGCCAGCGGCGGCACGGACGCACAACGAACTTTTGATACTTCATCCGCTGTCACGGCTCTGCCGGGGCGTCTGAAGGTCGGCGGCATCAATCCCCTTTTCGCCGCCAACTCCTCCAACAAATTGAAAGGCCAGGGGCAGATTTCCAGCGCCTCGCGACTGCAAACAAGTTTGTCCGGCCAGGTGATCTCAGTTCTTCCCAATGGCAACCTGGTCGTCGAAGCCCAGCGCGAAGTTCTCTTGAATCACGAGCGCGAGACAGCAACGGTCCGCGGTGTAGTTCGCCCCGGCGACGTTAGCCCCAACAATGTCGTGCTTTCCACTTCCTTAGCGAACCTGGAAATTGAACTGAAAGGGAAGGGCGTCGTTTCCGACGCCACTCGCCCACCCAACGTCATTATGAGGAGCCTGCAATGGATTTTTGGATTCTGA
- a CDS encoding HDOD domain-containing protein encodes MHEPVQVGKGEARRSQAPLPWKEQAQPSPCRYFPPFPALPTTLVELELLLGGQSLDLAKIVSVVRGDPGFAAEMIRLARSYEDQRPLSLETCLIHLGTRTLRRAARMVPVWTQPLSEAEVWKLRWRLRRTRFVALAAETISIQLGDLSPETAYMAGLLHDLPALVCLSDNCNCSLKDIAPSRENWNLPDYLVESMRWHRQPVQAAPQHLQTVRRVAVAREWVNKLQTTSADRPAALDQLVADNLLWQHLPNKMEVLQKLANKVDEWQHAYSG; translated from the coding sequence ATGCACGAACCAGTCCAAGTCGGCAAAGGGGAGGCGAGACGAAGCCAGGCTCCTCTCCCCTGGAAAGAGCAGGCTCAACCAAGTCCCTGTCGCTATTTCCCGCCGTTCCCGGCTCTGCCGACGACGCTGGTGGAACTGGAGCTGCTTTTGGGCGGCCAGAGCCTCGACCTGGCAAAGATCGTATCCGTGGTACGCGGGGATCCTGGCTTTGCAGCCGAAATGATCCGTCTGGCACGCAGCTACGAGGACCAACGCCCGCTTTCTCTCGAAACCTGCTTGATCCATCTCGGTACGCGCACTCTGCGACGGGCCGCGCGCATGGTGCCAGTGTGGACCCAGCCGCTCTCCGAAGCAGAAGTCTGGAAGCTCCGCTGGCGTTTGCGCCGGACCCGTTTCGTTGCTCTCGCAGCCGAAACGATCTCCATCCAACTTGGTGACCTCTCGCCTGAAACTGCATACATGGCAGGATTGCTACACGACCTTCCCGCCCTGGTTTGCCTGAGCGATAACTGCAACTGCTCACTCAAGGACATCGCGCCTTCTCGGGAGAACTGGAATCTGCCCGACTACCTGGTGGAGAGCATGCGCTGGCACCGGCAACCGGTGCAGGCAGCGCCGCAGCATCTCCAGACGGTCCGGCGAGTTGCAGTCGCTCGAGAATGGGTGAACAAACTTCAGACCACCTCCGCGGACCGCCCGGCGGCTTTGGATCAGCTTGTCGCGGACAACCTCCTCTGGCAGCACCTGCCGAACAAGATGGAAGTCCTGCAGAAGCTGGCGAACAAGGTGGATGAATGGCAGCACGCGTACTCAGGCTGA
- a CDS encoding flagella basal body P-ring formation protein FlgA → MIRTSQLAIGICLLLGGSYSLRASTSMSSMLTARPIVEALHNAGVEAKAGEIEFVGSVPASDTDAVLRVTGWRKLNTGTVWVRLVCRRAQDCLPFFILLHPAEKGIVPSFSILPDSKTQSGSIRKTLSPSLIRAGSRATLLLKSGPASIRTSVICLESGERGASIRVRNVATKRILAAQIVGRGLVEARY, encoded by the coding sequence ATGATTCGCACTTCACAACTGGCAATCGGGATTTGTTTGCTGCTGGGTGGCTCGTACAGCCTCCGCGCCAGCACATCCATGTCCTCCATGCTCACCGCTCGCCCGATTGTCGAGGCACTCCACAACGCAGGTGTAGAAGCGAAAGCAGGAGAAATTGAATTCGTGGGCTCTGTACCAGCCTCTGACACCGACGCTGTTTTGCGCGTCACAGGATGGCGGAAACTGAACACAGGTACGGTATGGGTGCGCCTGGTGTGCCGCCGGGCTCAGGACTGCTTACCGTTCTTCATTCTCCTGCATCCAGCCGAAAAGGGAATCGTCCCCTCATTCTCCATTCTCCCAGACTCAAAAACGCAGTCGGGATCGATCCGAAAGACTCTCAGTCCATCTCTGATTCGCGCCGGCAGCCGCGCGACACTGCTGCTCAAGAGCGGGCCAGCCAGCATCCGGACATCCGTCATCTGCCTGGAGAGTGGTGAACGAGGGGCAAGCATTCGCGTTCGCAACGTGGCTACAAAACGTATTCTCGCCGCCCAGATTGTCGGTCGGGGCTTGGTCGAGGCTCGGTACTGA
- the flgG gene encoding flagellar basal-body rod protein FlgG: protein MFRALYTAASGMSAQQLNLDNVANNLANASTAGFRRRRLQFSDMIYQNMIMPGSAATQQTTVAAGLQIGLGTRPGASEMVQVQGDFSQTGNPLDLTIQGAGFFQVKLPDGSTGYTRAGTFHMDAQGNVVTADGNPLDPAITIPPDALSITIGEDGTVSVTQPGQTAAQQVGSVQLAMFANPGGLNSIGKNMFLSTTASGDPIVGTPGGSEGLGTLQQGFLEQSNVSTVDEFIQMILAQRSYESNSRVVQAADQMLQQLNTLGR from the coding sequence ATGTTTCGCGCCCTGTACACAGCCGCCAGCGGCATGAGTGCCCAGCAGTTGAATCTCGACAACGTGGCAAACAACCTGGCCAATGCCAGCACGGCCGGATTCCGTCGGCGACGCCTCCAGTTCTCCGACATGATCTACCAGAACATGATCATGCCCGGTTCCGCCGCCACCCAGCAGACTACGGTAGCCGCCGGACTGCAAATTGGTTTGGGCACGCGTCCCGGAGCCTCCGAGATGGTTCAGGTGCAAGGCGACTTTTCGCAAACCGGCAATCCTCTTGACCTCACAATTCAAGGCGCAGGTTTCTTTCAAGTGAAATTGCCCGACGGCTCGACCGGCTACACGCGCGCCGGCACATTCCACATGGACGCGCAAGGCAACGTCGTAACCGCTGATGGCAACCCACTGGATCCGGCCATCACCATTCCGCCCGATGCACTTTCCATCACGATCGGTGAAGACGGCACTGTTTCTGTGACCCAGCCCGGACAGACCGCTGCGCAGCAAGTGGGCAGCGTACAGCTCGCAATGTTCGCCAATCCGGGTGGACTGAACAGTATCGGCAAGAACATGTTTCTCTCCACGACCGCTTCGGGAGACCCGATTGTTGGGACACCGGGCGGATCCGAAGGTTTGGGCACTCTACAGCAAGGTTTCCTCGAACAGTCGAACGTCAGCACCGTCGACGAATTCATCCAAATGATTCTGGCGCAGCGCTCGTATGAATCGAATTCACGAGTCGTACAGGCTGCCGATCAGATGTTGCAACAGTTGAACACTCTCGGACGATAA